Proteins from a single region of Sneathiella aquimaris:
- the trhO gene encoding oxygen-dependent tRNA uridine(34) hydroxylase TrhO, translating to MFVIAALYKFVSLPDYKDLQPKILKVCMDNNIFGTLLLAEEGINGTVAGSRDGIDTLLAYLKKDERLSDLRHKEAINEEQPFYRMKVRLKKEIVTLGAPGTDPLKMVGSYVKPQDWNDLINDPEVILIDTRNDYEYEVGTFQGAINPETGTFREFKEYVSNNLDKDKHKKVAMFCTGGIRCEKSTSYLLREGFENVYHLEGGILQYLEDVPKEESSWEGECFVFDQRVTVNHDLEKGSYDQCYACRYPITEEDKLSEYYEKGVSCPRCHDSLTEEKRARFAERQKQIQLAAKRGEAHIGSKAD from the coding sequence ATGTTTGTAATAGCAGCCCTGTATAAATTTGTGTCTTTGCCCGACTATAAGGACCTTCAACCGAAGATCCTGAAAGTCTGTATGGACAACAACATTTTTGGAACACTTCTGCTGGCCGAAGAAGGAATAAACGGCACTGTCGCAGGGTCTCGCGATGGGATTGACACGCTTCTTGCGTATCTGAAAAAGGACGAGCGCCTTTCCGATCTGCGACACAAGGAAGCGATCAATGAAGAGCAGCCATTTTACCGAATGAAGGTCCGTCTGAAAAAAGAAATTGTAACACTGGGCGCGCCGGGAACCGATCCGCTTAAAATGGTTGGCTCGTACGTAAAACCTCAGGATTGGAACGACCTGATCAATGATCCCGAGGTTATCCTGATCGATACCCGCAATGATTACGAATATGAAGTCGGAACTTTTCAAGGGGCTATTAACCCGGAAACCGGAACCTTCCGCGAGTTCAAGGAATATGTGTCCAACAATCTGGACAAGGACAAACACAAAAAAGTAGCCATGTTCTGCACCGGGGGTATTCGCTGCGAAAAATCAACGTCTTACCTGCTTCGTGAAGGGTTCGAAAATGTGTATCACCTGGAAGGTGGGATCTTGCAGTATCTGGAAGATGTACCGAAAGAAGAAAGCAGCTGGGAAGGTGAATGTTTTGTGTTTGATCAGCGCGTGACGGTCAACCATGATCTTGAAAAAGGCTCATACGACCAGTGTTATGCCTGTCGATACCCGATCACAGAAGAAGATAAACTGTCAGAATATTATGAAAAAGGGGTTTCCTGTCCGCGCTGCCACGACAGCCTGACAGAAGAAAAACGGGCCCGTTTTGCAGAACGCCAAAAACAGATCCAGTTAGCTGCAAAACGCGGAGAAGCCCATATCGGCAGTAAAGCGGATTAG
- a CDS encoding ABC-F family ATP-binding cassette domain-containing protein — translation MAAPVLALQDARITFGGGDLFNGISLGIEPGMRIALVGRNGSGKSTLLKAIAGDIELDGGDRFLQAGTRVGYLKQQPDIVPGRTVAEQVQQGLSPDLTADGMETGYLVDQVLEGVGIDGSRLLETLSGGEARRVSLAEALVSDPDVLLLDEPTNHLDIKTILWLEEELKGFRGALMVISHDRQFLKNLTNRLFWLDRGKLRTHGKGFSAFDEWSEEILRGEEVELKKLDKKIAEETDWSRKGITARRARNEGRIRALHRLRAERQERTSRVGNAKLEVASGSKSGKVVIEAKDISKTFTDEDGNEKTVIKNFSSRIMRGDRVGIIGANGAGKTTLLNMFMQKLAPDTGFVKLGTNLTEAVFDQQRESLDPEESLWDTLADPGSGQLLVKGEVRHVVAYLRDFLFDEKQAKSPVKSLSGGEKNRLLLAKLLARESNLLVLDEPTNDLDMETLDLLQDMLASYDGTLLVISHDRDFLDQLVSSVIVIDPGGDIEEYVGGYSDYVRQRTHLEIPKAKKGLPEKTVASKPKQARKRLSYKDQRDLDRLPDVIGALEEQIKSMEKALGDPDLFTKQPDQFNKISKELVVAQEKLALSEERWLELEILQEEMTG, via the coding sequence ATGGCAGCTCCGGTTCTTGCGTTACAGGATGCACGTATTACCTTCGGTGGTGGCGATCTTTTTAATGGGATCTCCCTTGGGATTGAGCCTGGAATGCGCATTGCGCTTGTTGGTCGTAACGGATCAGGTAAATCGACATTGCTGAAAGCCATTGCCGGTGATATCGAGTTGGACGGTGGGGACCGTTTTCTGCAAGCTGGGACACGCGTTGGATATTTGAAGCAGCAACCCGACATTGTCCCCGGGCGCACGGTTGCAGAACAGGTGCAGCAAGGACTGTCGCCTGATTTAACGGCGGATGGAATGGAAACCGGTTATTTGGTCGATCAGGTTCTTGAAGGTGTTGGTATCGATGGCAGCCGGCTTCTTGAAACCTTGTCCGGCGGTGAAGCGAGGCGTGTATCCCTTGCAGAAGCCCTTGTTTCCGATCCCGATGTCCTGTTGCTCGACGAGCCCACCAACCATCTGGATATCAAGACTATTTTGTGGCTTGAAGAAGAACTGAAAGGTTTCCGCGGCGCCTTGATGGTGATCAGCCATGATCGTCAGTTTCTTAAAAATCTGACCAATCGCCTGTTTTGGCTGGATCGCGGCAAACTCCGGACCCATGGGAAAGGCTTTTCGGCTTTTGATGAATGGTCTGAGGAGATTTTACGCGGCGAAGAAGTCGAGCTTAAAAAGCTTGATAAAAAAATTGCTGAAGAAACAGACTGGTCCCGAAAAGGGATTACGGCCAGACGGGCGCGTAATGAGGGTCGCATCAGGGCGTTGCATCGTTTGCGGGCCGAACGTCAGGAGCGGACCAGTCGCGTGGGAAATGCGAAGCTGGAAGTAGCCTCTGGATCCAAAAGTGGCAAGGTGGTGATCGAAGCCAAGGATATTTCTAAAACGTTCACAGACGAAGACGGAAACGAAAAGACGGTTATCAAGAATTTCTCCAGCCGGATTATGCGGGGGGACCGTGTCGGGATTATCGGGGCGAACGGCGCCGGAAAAACAACGCTCTTGAACATGTTTATGCAGAAGTTGGCGCCGGATACCGGTTTTGTTAAACTGGGAACAAATCTGACAGAGGCCGTTTTTGACCAACAGCGGGAGAGCCTTGATCCAGAAGAGAGCCTTTGGGACACTTTGGCCGACCCGGGCAGTGGGCAGCTTTTGGTTAAGGGCGAAGTGCGTCATGTGGTTGCGTATCTTAGAGACTTTCTTTTTGATGAAAAACAAGCCAAAAGCCCGGTCAAATCATTATCGGGCGGCGAGAAAAACCGGTTATTGCTGGCTAAACTTTTAGCGCGCGAAAGTAATCTTCTGGTGCTGGATGAACCGACCAATGATCTGGATATGGAAACGCTGGATCTGTTACAGGATATGCTGGCCAGCTATGACGGGACGCTGCTTGTTATCAGCCATGATCGTGATTTTCTGGATCAACTGGTGTCGTCGGTCATCGTAATTGATCCGGGTGGGGACATAGAAGAATATGTCGGTGGATATTCGGATTATGTGAGGCAGCGGACTCACCTTGAAATTCCGAAGGCGAAAAAGGGCCTGCCGGAAAAAACGGTAGCGAGTAAACCGAAACAGGCCCGAAAGCGGCTTTCCTATAAGGACCAGCGGGATCTGGATCGTCTTCCTGACGTCATTGGCGCGCTGGAAGAACAAATCAAGTCGATGGAAAAGGCGTTGGGGGATCCGGATCTGTTTACAAAACAGCCCGATCAGTTCAACAAAATCTCGAAAGAACTGGTTGTTGCACAGGAAAAGCTTGCCTTGTCCGAAGAACGATGGCTTGAACTTGAAATTCTGCAAGAAGAGATGACCGGGTGA